The Macaca fascicularis isolate 582-1 chromosome 12, T2T-MFA8v1.1 genome has a segment encoding these proteins:
- the LOC135966541 gene encoding uncharacterized protein isoform X1 yields the protein MGNNQSTPLSLLVTNFKDVKARGRNLSVELKKGKLVTFCRSEWPSFGVGWPSEGTFCLSIITKVKTKIFLPGQSGHPDQIPYILVWQDLVENPPPWITPFIPEPCKVLVTRPTRQKTPSAPSAPVLPDSQDPLTLEPTFPPPYPHLIPQDPVPQGGASLEGNREAEAAESESNLGGPAGRTRGRVQRDQASRLPDSTVALPLREIGSLDDTGLSRLMYWPFSTSDLYNWKSQNARFSDNPKDLTSLLDSVMFTHQPTWDDCQQLLRILFTTEERERIQVEARKLVPGDDGQPTANPDLINAAFPLTRPRWDYNTAEAARSPETCVRGTEDLLKTLGELGYRASATKAQICKSEVTYLGYLLKGGQRWLTKARKETVLRIPRPQSTRQVREFLGSAGFCRLWIPGFAELAKPLYQATKERQPFNWTEEAELAFQQIKTALLSAPALGLPDVSKPFHLYVDKSKGVAKAVLTQYLGPWQRPVAYLSKKLDSVAAGWPPCLRIIAATALMVRDADKLIMGQELRVITPHAIEGVLRQPPDRWMSNARLTHYQGLLLNPLRITFLPPTSLNPASLLPNPDLDVPSHECTEILAQVHGVREDLQDRPLPDTELTWFTDGSSYVHQGQRYAGAAVTSETEILFQDGQKRSQLREKLLRL from the exons atgggcaacaaccagagcacgccgctctcactccttgttaccaattttaaggatgtgaaggctcgggggcgtaacttaagcgtagaactaaagaagggaaagctagttactttctgccgttcggagtggccctctttcggcgtagggtggccctccgaaggaactttctgtctctctattattactaaggtaaaaactaagattttcctgccagggcagtcaggacatcctgatcaaattccttatattctagtgtggcaggatcttgtggaaaacccaccaccctggataactccattcatccctgagccctgcaaagtcctagtaacgcgacctacaagacaaaagactccctctgctccctcggcccctgtgctgccggacagccaggaccccctaacgttagaacccacatttcccccaccatatccgcaccttatcccgcaggacccagtcccccagggtggtgcttccctagagggaaaccgagaagcggaagcagccgagagcgaaagtaacctgggggggccggccggccgaacacgaggccgcgtacagcgggaccaagcttcccgactccctgactccactgtagccctgcctctcagagaaataggatcgctcgatgatactgggctctcccgtctcatgtattggcctttttccaccagtgatttatacaattggaagtcccaaaatgctcggttctcagataatcccaaagatctaacctcgttgttagacagtgtcatgtttactcaccagccgacctgggatgactgtcaacagctcctccgaatcctgttcacaacggaggagcgggaaagaatccaagttgaggccagaaaactggttccaggagatgacggccagccaactgcaaatcctgacctcattaatgcggctttccctttgacccggcccagatgggactacaacacggcagaag cggccaggtccccggaaacttgtgttcgagggactgaggacctcctgaagactctgggggagctaggctaccgagcctcagcaacaaaggctcagatctgcaagtcggaggtaacttatctggggtacctattaaaaggggggcaacgctggctaaccaaagcccgaaaggaaacagtcctacgcatccctagaccccagtcaacacggcaagtgagagaattcctggggtcagcagggttctgtaggttatggatacccggatttgctgagttagccaagcccctataccaggcaacaaaggaacggcagcccttcaattggacggaagaggctgagctggcctttcagcaaatcaaaactgccttgttatcagcccctgcgctggggctccctgatgtctccaagcccttccacttatacgtggataaaagtaagggtgttgcaaaagccgtgttaacacagtacctaggcccctggcagaggccagttgcctatttgtcaaaaaaattagattcagtggctgctggctggccaccctgcctccggataatcgcggcgaccgccctaatggtccgagacgctgataaacttatcatggggcaagagttgcgcgttataaccccgcatgccattgaaggcgtcctccggcagccgccggaccgatggatgagtaacgcccggctcacccactatcaaggactgctgttaaaccccctcagaataacttttctgcccccaacctctttaaaccctgcttcactgctgccaaatccagacttggacgtcccgtcccatgagtgcactgagatactggctcaggtgcatggggtgcgggaggacctgcaagatcgtccgctccccgacacagaactcacctggttcactgatggcagcagctatgtccaccaaggccagcggtatgcaggagcggctgtaacgtcagagactgag atactttttcaggatggacagaagcgttcccaactaagagagaaactgctcaggttgtaa
- the LOC135966541 gene encoding uncharacterized protein isoform X2, with product MGNNQSTPLSLLVTNFKDVKARGRNLSVELKKGKLVTFCRSEWPSFGVGWPSEGTFCLSIITKVKTKIFLPGQSGHPDQIPYILVWQDLVENPPPWITPFIPEPCKVLVTRPTRQKTPSAPSAPVLPDSQDPLTLEPTFPPPYPHLIPQDPVPQGGASLEGNREAEAAESESNLGGPAGRTRGRVQRDQASRLPDSTVALPLREIGSLDDTGLSRLMYWPFSTSDLYNWKSQNARFSDNPKDLTSLLDSVMFTHQPTWDDCQQLLRILFTTEERERIQVEARKLVPGDDGQPTANPDLINAAFPLTRPRWDYNTAEAARSPETCVRGTEDLLKTLGELGYRASATKAQICKSEVTYLGYLLKGGQRWLTKARKETVLRIPRPQSTRQVREFLGSAGFCRLWIPGFAELAKPLYQATKERQPFNWTEEAELAFQQIKTALLSAPALGLPDVSKPFHLYVDKSKGVAKAVLTQYLGPWQRPVAYLSKKLDSVAAGWPPCLRIIAATALMVRDADKLIMGQELRVITPHAIEGVLRQPPDRWMSNARLTHYQGLLLNPLRITFLPPTSLNPASLLPNPDLDVPSHECTEILAQVHGVREDLQDRPLPDTELTWFTDGSSYVHQGQRYAGAAVTSETEVIWAEPLPPGTSAQRAELIALTQALTLGAEKKTNSIHG from the exons atgggcaacaaccagagcacgccgctctcactccttgttaccaattttaaggatgtgaaggctcgggggcgtaacttaagcgtagaactaaagaagggaaagctagttactttctgccgttcggagtggccctctttcggcgtagggtggccctccgaaggaactttctgtctctctattattactaaggtaaaaactaagattttcctgccagggcagtcaggacatcctgatcaaattccttatattctagtgtggcaggatcttgtggaaaacccaccaccctggataactccattcatccctgagccctgcaaagtcctagtaacgcgacctacaagacaaaagactccctctgctccctcggcccctgtgctgccggacagccaggaccccctaacgttagaacccacatttcccccaccatatccgcaccttatcccgcaggacccagtcccccagggtggtgcttccctagagggaaaccgagaagcggaagcagccgagagcgaaagtaacctgggggggccggccggccgaacacgaggccgcgtacagcgggaccaagcttcccgactccctgactccactgtagccctgcctctcagagaaataggatcgctcgatgatactgggctctcccgtctcatgtattggcctttttccaccagtgatttatacaattggaagtcccaaaatgctcggttctcagataatcccaaagatctaacctcgttgttagacagtgtcatgtttactcaccagccgacctgggatgactgtcaacagctcctccgaatcctgttcacaacggaggagcgggaaagaatccaagttgaggccagaaaactggttccaggagatgacggccagccaactgcaaatcctgacctcattaatgcggctttccctttgacccggcccagatgggactacaacacggcagaag cggccaggtccccggaaacttgtgttcgagggactgaggacctcctgaagactctgggggagctaggctaccgagcctcagcaacaaaggctcagatctgcaagtcggaggtaacttatctggggtacctattaaaaggggggcaacgctggctaaccaaagcccgaaaggaaacagtcctacgcatccctagaccccagtcaacacggcaagtgagagaattcctggggtcagcagggttctgtaggttatggatacccggatttgctgagttagccaagcccctataccaggcaacaaaggaacggcagcccttcaattggacggaagaggctgagctggcctttcagcaaatcaaaactgccttgttatcagcccctgcgctggggctccctgatgtctccaagcccttccacttatacgtggataaaagtaagggtgttgcaaaagccgtgttaacacagtacctaggcccctggcagaggccagttgcctatttgtcaaaaaaattagattcagtggctgctggctggccaccctgcctccggataatcgcggcgaccgccctaatggtccgagacgctgataaacttatcatggggcaagagttgcgcgttataaccccgcatgccattgaaggcgtcctccggcagccgccggaccgatggatgagtaacgcccggctcacccactatcaaggactgctgttaaaccccctcagaataacttttctgcccccaacctctttaaaccctgcttcactgctgccaaatccagacttggacgtcccgtcccatgagtgcactgagatactggctcaggtgcatggggtgcgggaggacctgcaagatcgtccgctccccgacacagaactcacctggttcactgatggcagcagctatgtccaccaaggccagcggtatgcaggagcggctgtaacgtcagagactgaggtaatctgggcggaacccttgcctccagggacatcggcccaaagagccgaactgatagcccttacacaggccctcaccctaggggcagagaaaaaaactaacagtatacacggatag